The Arenibacter algicola region AATAGTTGAGACCAAGCTTGATCTACAAAATAAGTGGTGGCAAATGCGCTTTGTCCAGGCCCAAATCGAAAATATTGCAGGAGGGTATCAATTTAAAATTATGGTCTGGTTGAACCACATAAGTCCAGACACCATTTCCGTAGAGCTCTTTGCCGAAGGCCTTAATGGGGGGGCAAATGAAATTATAAAAATGGAAATCATAGGACTTGCTAAGAATGGGTTGGATCACGAGTGTCATGGGTGTATTGGGACCAGTAGACCGGCCGGTCATTATACGGCCCGGATTGTTCCCTGCTATGAAAATATTTCGGTACCCTTGGAGAATAACCTGATTCTATGGCAGCGATAATAGTTTTAAAGAAAAAAAGGGCAATTACCTGCAGCGGATACAGAAGATTTTATAGGGTTTTATAGCGGGAATTCTGTATCTTGAAACTAAATGGATAAACAATGATAGTACATAGTCTAGGGGAAGGGAATTCACTGTTAAATAAATTTGTAGCCGAAATAAGGGATGCCAATATTCAACGCGATAGCATGCGCTTTAGGCGCAATATTGAACGTATTGGAGAGATTTTGGGCTACGAACTTAGCAAGACCCTTGACTATAGGAACCAAACGGTCGAAACCCCTTTGGGAACCAAAGAAATGTCCATGCCTATTGATGATTTGGTGCTGTGCTCCGTTTTACGTGCCGGACTCCCATTACATCAGGGTCTGTTAAACTATTTCGACAATGCGGAAAATGCTTTTATTTCTGCATATAGGCATCACCGTGGAGATGAGGATGCTTTTGAAGTTATAGTGAAATACTTTGCTGCCCCATCCTTGGAAAATAAAACCTTAATTCTTACGGATCCAATGCTGGCCACAGGAAAAACGTTGGAGAATGTTTTAAATGCCCTTAAGGACCATGGCAAGCCCAAGCAGATTCATATTTTATCGGTAATTGGTTCCCAATCCGGGATAGACCATATTAAGACAGTTTTTCCAAAGAATACCCATTTGTGGATAGCCGCCATTGATACCCAATTAAATAGCAAAGGCTATATTGTTCCGGGTATAGGAGATGCAGGGGATTTGGCTTTTGGGGTTAAACTTTAGCTATTTTACTAGCTGTAAATCCCTAGTATTATTTAAATTTCCCCTTGGCCCGTTTTATCCCTTTCACAATTTCATACCAGAGTACGGAAATCATACCAGCTATAACAGCAATACCCAGCTGATTTGTGTTCAAGGTTTCAAATTGAAAAAATCTTGTCAATGGGGGCACAAAGAGCAACAGTGCAGAGAGGATCAAAGTAATCCCTATAATCAATGGCACCAAGTTGTTTTTATATTTTAAAGTGGTCCAAATGGAATAATAGAAAGAGCGGTTTACCAGGGTCAGAAAAATATTGGAAGAAATCAAGACCATAAACACCATAGTTCTTGTTACGGATTCGTTATATCCTTCAAAAACTGCGTATTGGTATACCGATAAAGATCCTAGGGTGATTACCAGCCCCTGAATGATACTGGTTACCAATTCCTTGAACTTGAAAAAAGTTGTAGTAAATGGCCTTGGTTTTTGGATCATCGTATTTTTCTCCATCGGCTCGTTCTCATAAATAATGGAGCAGGTGGGGCCCATGATCAATTCCAATAATATAACATGGGAGGGTGAAAATATGGCGGGATAGGCCCACCCCAATGCCAAGGGGATAAATACCGTTAATATGATGGGGATATGAATGGATATGATATACTGGATAGCCTTTTTTAAATTGCCATAAATCTTTCTGCCCATCGCAATGGCATCTACCATTTTGGAAAGGTCATCGTCTACCAAGATCAAGGAGGCGGCCTGCTTGGCAATCTCAGTTCCTTTTTTTCCCATGGCAATACCGATATGCGATGCCTTAAGCGCAGGTCCGTCGTTGACCCCGTCACCTGTCATGGCCACTACTTCGTTATTAGCCTTAATGGCGTTAACAATTCTTAGTTTGGCTTCAGGAAACATACGTGTAAAGACCTGGGTGGAAATTACCTTTTGTTGTAATTCTGCATCCC contains the following coding sequences:
- the upp gene encoding uracil phosphoribosyltransferase, producing the protein MIVHSLGEGNSLLNKFVAEIRDANIQRDSMRFRRNIERIGEILGYELSKTLDYRNQTVETPLGTKEMSMPIDDLVLCSVLRAGLPLHQGLLNYFDNAENAFISAYRHHRGDEDAFEVIVKYFAAPSLENKTLILTDPMLATGKTLENVLNALKDHGKPKQIHILSVIGSQSGIDHIKTVFPKNTHLWIAAIDTQLNSKGYIVPGIGDAGDLAFGVKL